CTGGAAAAATGCCATAAATACAAGTGAGAGTGCAGAAATCACTCATGCTTATTTCGAGAATCTAAGCAACACTCTGTCATCGCCTGCTACAAACAGCTTTTCAGTTAAAATCCTGTATTATATTGATTATCAGAATATAAGAAAAAAGAATAGAAGATGAGGCTGTCTCAAAAGTCCTCCGTGTTCCTCTCTGAATTCCTCTGTGTTCCTCTGTGGTTAATCTAATTAATTTTAACACAGAGGTTCACAAAGAAGACACAAAGTAGCACAAAGTCAGAAAACAATTTTCAATCCTTTTGATACGGCCTCATTTTGTATCATTTAGTTCTTAATCCACTTCATCCATTTCTGTGAGGTTCCTAGTCTCAGATTCAGCAGGTAGGTTCCTTTAACAAACTGGGATCCATCAATAAGAATATCATTATTCCCTTCAACAACATCTCTTTCGATGGTCAGGAGTGTCCGTCCGGTCAGGTCCATAACCGAAATGGTGCATATTCCTGACAGCGATGAAATAAATGTGAGGTGAACATGGTCAATTCCCGGATTTGGGTAAAGATTTACCTGGCCGATAATCTGGTCGTTCCTGTTATATATACCAGTCAGATTGCCACCAACAGTATCTCCGGCCGTGGTAAATACCGATGATACAATGTAGCCGGTCCAATTCCAGCAACCCATTCCACACTTTGTATTCAGCTCCCAAAGATACGTTGTACCGGGTTGAAGCTCTTCCACAAAAGCCGAATTAGTAAAGGTCAACTGATAAGTATAATTGGTATCGCCTTCAGGGGCATATCTCACCCACGTCATCATGCCACCTCCTGACCATATAAGCTCGGCAGAATTCTCAGTAATATTCGAAGCCAGCAGATCATAAGGAATACATTCCTGCGATGTGGTATCGGGCAGGGTGACAAATGTCGCGCTGGCATTGTATCCCGTCCACTCGCCATCGCAGAAGAGGTTCACTGACCATTCATATTCGGTTTCTGCAGCAAGTGCATGTAAAAATGCATGCTGATTATGTGCAAACTTATACAGATAATTCGTATCACCTACAGGGCTGTATCTGACCCATGCAACACCTTCGGTTCCTTCCCAGGAAAGAACAGCTGAGTGGGCTGTGATGTCGGAAGCAGCCAGGTTAGTTGGTTCACAACTTACGGTATCGATGAGGGTCATGAATGTTGAACTGGTATTGTATCCTGACCACTCCCCATCGCAGAAAACATTCAACGCCCATTCATATTCAGTATTGGATATCAACTGATGTAAAAATTTGTGTTGATTGTGTGCAAACTTATACACATAATTCGTATCACCTACAGGGCTGTATCTGACCCATGCAATACCTTCGGTTCCTTCCCAGGAAAGAACAGCTGAGTGGGCTGTGATGTCGGAAGCAGCCAGGTTAGTTGGTTCACAACTTACGGTATCGATGAGGGTCATGAATGTTGAACTGGTATTGTATCCTGTCCACTCCCCATCGCAGAAAACATTCAACGCCCATTCATATTCAGTATTGGATATCAACTGATGCAAAAATTTGTATTGATTGTGTGCAAACTTATATTGATAATTAGTATCACCTATCGGGCTGTATCTGACCCATACAGGACATTCTGTTCCTTCCCATGAAAGAACTGCCGAATGCGCTGTGATCTCAGAAGCTGTCAGATTTTGCGGCACACATGGGTTCTGGGCACTGACTTTAAAAGCACCGACTGCCATCCATATGATGAATGCGCAAAGGATTATCTTTACTGTACTTGCGGAAAAAGTGTGAAGATTTTTCATAATAAAGAAATTTAAGTCGAGATTGACCTATTAGATAAAAACAGACGAAGAACGTTTAATCCACCGAAAAAAAATTTACTACTACACACAGTACCAGTATGAACGGTTAAAATACCAGAATGTCTTCATCCTTGCGACAAATGTAGCATTTAATAGTCTACATGTTTGGTCTGAAGAAAAATTTTGAATCAAACTTCAACCGTTCCTAATAACGGGAAGCGTACAGGGCTATTTGCATTTGTGCGGAAATAGATTATTTCATCGCAGCCACAGAAACATAAAAATTCGTCCAAAATACATAGACCCAGTATGGCAGGAAGACCAGAAAAACCAACAAACGAAAAGAATATACAAGGGGAATATAATTGAGTGATAAGTTGGAATTGTGGCTCCCTGTTATCTTGACCATTACTTTGGCTTTTAGATTATGGAGTCCTTGGTTCAAATGCCCATTTGTCTATCTCAATATGGCTTTCCAGGCCTATTTCAATACTATTCGGTAAGTCTGGGAAAAAATCAATTCCAGTTAATTGTTCCACAGAATCAATTGATACAGCATATTCACTTAATAGCATTGTTCCTTTTTCGTTTGGTAACATAAAGGCAATTGCTTTAATGTCAGGTTCTTTATAATCAAGGATTATTTTATAGAAGTATCCTGGGACAGTTACTTCATTTATACCAATTTTCCCAATTATCGAATCTAAGATTCCCGCTGTCACAATACATAATTCTTCATTTTCTACAGCCCATTGTCTTACTTGTCCTTCAAGTAATTTCCAGATTCCTCCGTTAAATGATGGTAATTGGGGAGATATATTACTCATGTAATAACTTTCTAACAGAGCAATCTGTGAAAAATTCATATCGGCTGCAGGGGCAAGATGTCCTCTATCATATCCGGAATATGTATAATCGTTTGGGGATGCTGAGCCAGTTAGCACTAAGGGATCGCTTTTAAAATCATCATTAATTGATAAACTTCCTTGAACCATATCTTTCGTCAATTTATATGCAACCCATTCAGCCTGTTCATCCATTTCTGAATAGGAAAGTGTAAAATGAGTATGTTTAATAATTTGATTAGTTGTTGATGTTGGTAAACAATCACAATTAGTCGAGATGGGATCAGGAACAGGTTCATCACATTCACATCCAATGATGATTATTGTTAAACAAAGCGTAAAAATATTTTTCATTTAATTAAAATGATATTTCACTACCGAAAGTAAAGTTGTATATTTTTAATACTTTTAAGTTTTTATTCAAAAATATGAGCAGATAATATTCGCCGGACATATATCAAAACTTACTTAATAATCTAATATTTACATTAATGTTCAAGATACCCCAATATACGAATAATTTACATTTATTAGACTTCTTATTTGAATTATATTTGTCTGGACTCATGATTTTCCCGGCAAACTTTTCAATAATATCGATGATTGTCTGACTTGGTATTCCGTATATTTCCGCGATAGCCTGCGGGGTATTCCATGCCCTAAGGTACATTTAATTTCTTGCGAATAGTAAACGATTTACTGAGGGGTAGTCAAACCAAAATAACAGATGATAAACCATTAAATCAATCAAAAATGAAAACTACAATTATTTTAATTTTTAGCTTTTTGATTATTTCAATAAGTTGCAACCAACCAGAAAATGATTATTTTAAAAGGGCACTCGCTAAAGAGAAATTAAGAGACTGGAGCGGAGCTATTGCTGACTACAGCAAGGCTATTGAGATTAATCCACAGAACGCAGAGGCTTATTATAATAGAGGAGTCGATAAGGGAATTATAGATGACAACAGAGGAGCCATAGAAGATTTTAGCAAGGCAATCGAGATTAAGCCAAATTACGCAGAGGCTTATTATTTCAGAGGTGCCAGTAAAATATTTTTAGATGATAAAGATGGCGGATGTATAGACTTTAGAAAAGCTAAAGAATTAGGAGATAAAAGAGCTTCTGATGCCATAAGCGGATTTTGCCAATAATGCGAACTTCTATAAAACTTGCATTACAGAAGTAAAAAATATGAAAGAATTAATATCCGATAAAGTAGTAAATGAGCTAATGGAGGAGATTAAGGGAGGGACTGGTAGTTTAGGCTTGTAAATATTCAACCAAAAGTGGACTACTTTAGGAGTAAATTTAAGGCTTGTCCAGATTATGCAGAAGACATACAATTAATTTACCTTTATATGAACTTTTTATGGTTAATTATTCATGAATGGAAAATTCTATTTATTATACATTTAGCACAATTGCACAAGTCTTAGCCGGAATATTGGCATTATTAGGGGCATTTGCAATTTTTAAAATACCATTATTTAGAAACAGACTATCTGGTTTAGCCCAAAATTTTTATGATGAAACCGATAATCTAATAAAGACTCGAGTCTCTTTCCCTGCTTCAAAAATTGGCGACTTGAAAAAAAACATGATTTCCAGAAATTATTTTCAACTACTTAGAAGTATGGAAGAATCTTTAAAAGTTTATAAAGAGAGTCCAGATGTAAAAGAGAAGGATATTCAAAAATTTAATAACTATTATCAGGAATATAAGATGCTATATATTTCTGAAAAAGCATTAATGAGTAAAACCCGGATAGTATTAATCTATACGGTTACCATTATTTTAGGTTCAATTTTCATTATTCCATTTGCTAATGTTATTAGCAGAGGTATCTTTATATTATTATTATCATTATTCTTTATCTTATTAGCAATAAACTTTTACTTGATTCTACAGTTAATTTTACAGTTAATCAAAGATTGAAGCATACATTTTGTATCCTATTTGTATCTTACAAATATAAAACCCACTTAATAACAAACAATTAAGTGGGTTTTTCTGTACCCGGAGCGGGACTTGAACCCGCACGGCCGCCATGGCCAAAGGATTTTAAGTCCTTCGTGTCTACCATTCCACCACCCGGGCTACATGGGTGTGGGTGTGGGTGTGTGGTGTGGGTGTGGACGGTATTTTAATACCGAAATCGAACATCGACAATCGACAATCGACAATCATTATTGGTTCACAACAACAAAAATAGTAAGAATTCTAAAAAATAGCATCCGATATCCCATATTTCTTTGT
Above is a genomic segment from Bacteroidota bacterium containing:
- a CDS encoding T9SS type A sorting domain-containing protein; translation: MKNLHTFSASTVKIILCAFIIWMAVGAFKVSAQNPCVPQNLTASEITAHSAVLSWEGTECPVWVRYSPIGDTNYQYKFAHNQYKFLHQLISNTEYEWALNVFCDGEWTGYNTSSTFMTLIDTVSCEPTNLAASDITAHSAVLSWEGTEGIAWVRYSPVGDTNYVYKFAHNQHKFLHQLISNTEYEWALNVFCDGEWSGYNTSSTFMTLIDTVSCEPTNLAASDITAHSAVLSWEGTEGVAWVRYSPVGDTNYLYKFAHNQHAFLHALAAETEYEWSVNLFCDGEWTGYNASATFVTLPDTTSQECIPYDLLASNITENSAELIWSGGGMMTWVRYAPEGDTNYTYQLTFTNSAFVEELQPGTTYLWELNTKCGMGCWNWTGYIVSSVFTTAGDTVGGNLTGIYNRNDQIIGQVNLYPNPGIDHVHLTFISSLSGICTISVMDLTGRTLLTIERDVVEGNNDILIDGSQFVKGTYLLNLRLGTSQKWMKWIKN
- a CDS encoding DNA/RNA non-specific endonuclease, producing the protein MKNIFTLCLTIIIIGCECDEPVPDPISTNCDCLPTSTTNQIIKHTHFTLSYSEMDEQAEWVAYKLTKDMVQGSLSINDDFKSDPLVLTGSASPNDYTYSGYDRGHLAPAADMNFSQIALLESYYMSNISPQLPSFNGGIWKLLEGQVRQWAVENEELCIVTAGILDSIIGKIGINEVTVPGYFYKIILDYKEPDIKAIAFMLPNEKGTMLLSEYAVSIDSVEQLTGIDFFPDLPNSIEIGLESHIEIDKWAFEPRTP
- a CDS encoding tetratricopeptide repeat protein translates to MKTTIILIFSFLIISISCNQPENDYFKRALAKEKLRDWSGAIADYSKAIEINPQNAEAYYNRGVDKGIIDDNRGAIEDFSKAIEIKPNYAEAYYFRGASKIFLDDKDGGCIDFRKAKELGDKRASDAISGFCQ